From Myxococcus stipitatus, one genomic window encodes:
- a CDS encoding polyamine aminopropyltransferase, protein MNKTLLYITVIVIATCGLVYELVVGALASYLLGDSITQFSTVIGGYLFAMGIGSYLSRYIDKGVAQRFVEVELAVALLGGLCAPLLFLTFTLTDLFHVALYGSVIVIGTLVGLEIPLLLRILKDQLKFKDLVSQVLSLDYLGALAASVAFPLLLVPKLGLVRTSLLFGILNAAVGLWSTWLLAPLLGNPLRLRVKAVLLTVLLVVGFALGDRLTTFYEDQLYADDVVHASSSPYQRIVLTRGKRGFSLFLNGNLQFASIDEYRYHEPLVHPAMIRAGKAEHVLILGGGDGLAAREVLRYPQVRSVTLVDLDPAITGLATRYDELAKLNGHSMTDGRMRVVNADAMRFLTEGTQRYDVVVVDFPDPNNFALGKLYTTGFYKLLKKRLAPDGVAVVQSTSPLFARRSFWCVEATLKAAGFWTQPYHSLVPSFGEWGYVLVAHDAPGFHRPLPEGLRFLDAPTLESLSQFPPDMGPLPAEVNRLNNQVLVHYYEEEWRRWN, encoded by the coding sequence TTGAACAAGACGCTGCTGTACATCACGGTCATCGTCATCGCGACGTGTGGGCTCGTCTACGAGCTCGTCGTCGGGGCGCTGGCCAGCTACCTGCTGGGCGACTCCATCACCCAGTTCTCCACCGTCATCGGTGGCTACCTCTTCGCGATGGGCATCGGCAGCTACCTGTCGCGCTACATCGACAAGGGGGTGGCCCAGCGCTTCGTGGAGGTGGAGCTGGCGGTGGCGCTGCTGGGCGGCCTGTGCGCGCCGCTGCTGTTCCTCACCTTCACGCTGACGGACCTGTTCCACGTGGCGCTGTACGGCAGCGTCATCGTCATCGGCACGCTGGTGGGGCTGGAGATTCCCCTCCTGCTGCGCATCCTCAAGGACCAGCTGAAGTTCAAGGACCTGGTCAGCCAGGTCCTCTCGCTGGACTACCTGGGGGCGCTGGCGGCGAGCGTCGCCTTCCCGCTGCTGCTGGTGCCGAAGCTGGGGCTGGTGCGCACCTCGCTGCTGTTCGGCATCCTCAACGCGGCCGTGGGCCTGTGGAGCACGTGGCTGCTGGCGCCGCTGCTCGGCAACCCGCTGCGGCTGCGCGTCAAGGCGGTGCTGTTGACGGTGCTGCTGGTGGTGGGCTTCGCGCTGGGCGACCGGCTGACGACGTTCTACGAGGACCAGCTCTACGCGGACGACGTGGTGCACGCGTCCAGTTCGCCCTACCAGCGCATCGTGCTGACGCGGGGCAAGCGGGGCTTCTCGCTGTTCCTCAACGGCAACCTCCAGTTCGCCAGCATCGACGAGTACCGCTACCACGAGCCGCTGGTGCACCCGGCGATGATTCGCGCCGGCAAGGCCGAGCACGTGCTCATCCTCGGCGGCGGGGACGGGCTGGCGGCGCGCGAGGTGCTGCGCTACCCGCAGGTGCGCTCGGTGACGCTGGTGGACCTGGACCCGGCCATCACCGGGCTGGCCACGCGCTACGACGAGCTGGCAAAGCTCAACGGGCACTCCATGACGGACGGGCGCATGCGGGTGGTCAACGCGGACGCCATGCGGTTCCTCACCGAGGGCACGCAGCGCTACGACGTGGTGGTGGTGGACTTCCCGGACCCGAACAACTTCGCGCTGGGCAAGCTGTACACCACGGGCTTCTACAAGCTGCTCAAGAAGCGGCTGGCGCCGGACGGCGTCGCGGTGGTGCAGAGCACCAGCCCCCTGTTCGCGCGGCGCTCCTTCTGGTGCGTGGAGGCGACGCTGAAGGCCGCCGGCTTCTGGACGCAGCCGTACCATTCGCTGGTGCCTTCGTTCGGTGAGTGGGGCTACGTGCTGGTGGCCCACGACGCGCCGGGCTTCCACCGGCCACTGCCGGAGGGCTTGCGCTTCCTGGACGCGCCCACGCTGGAGTCGCTCTCGCAGTTCCCTCCGGACATGGGCCCGCTGCCCGCGGAGGTGAACCGGCTGAACAACCAGGTGCTGGTGCACTACTACGAGGAGGAGTGGCGCCGGTGGAACTGA
- a CDS encoding FAD-dependent oxidoreductase has product MELTRRELVAAFLGSAVASSACKRGDAPLPPIPGAVVDRAVEVGHRLRGGPLPLAQAVEPVDVLVVGGGVAGLSAAWRLMGAGVKDVRVVELEAEVGGTSRSGRNGVSAFPWGAHYLPAPLEDKGPVARLLREMGAMTGVDAHGLPTFEEELLIQEPDERVFYQGHWYEGLYLRAGATPEDLAELARFEARMNAFAAARDAKGRKAFAVPTALSSDDAEWTALDALSMAQWLTREGFRSARLKWLVDYACRDDYGAMSEHVSAWAGIWYFAARQDGRGERSEGFLSWPEGNGRLVQQLASSLPPRAVERDVLAHTVTPGEQGCRVDALDARTGQPRAFQARQVVLACPRFIAAHVVEPWRRERPSWLGAFSYAPWVVANLTLSSSPVSRGFPLAWDNVFYESRSLGYVVATHQLLRQDERGPTVLTWYLPMTGADVKAEREKALSARYADWEALVMADLRPAHPGIAAQAQRLEVQRWGHAMVRPTPGFIWGPERRAAARSLGRHLHFAHTDLGGLALFEEANWFGVKAAERVLAELEVRSESWL; this is encoded by the coding sequence GTGGAACTGACGCGGCGAGAGCTCGTCGCCGCGTTCCTCGGCTCGGCGGTGGCGTCCAGCGCGTGCAAGCGCGGCGATGCTCCGCTGCCTCCCATCCCCGGCGCCGTGGTGGACCGCGCGGTGGAGGTGGGGCACCGGCTGCGCGGTGGGCCGCTGCCTCTCGCCCAGGCGGTGGAGCCGGTGGACGTGCTGGTGGTGGGCGGCGGCGTGGCGGGCCTGTCCGCGGCGTGGCGGCTGATGGGCGCGGGCGTGAAGGACGTGCGGGTGGTGGAGCTGGAGGCGGAGGTGGGCGGCACGTCGCGCTCCGGGCGCAACGGCGTGTCCGCGTTCCCGTGGGGCGCGCACTACCTGCCGGCGCCGCTGGAGGACAAGGGGCCGGTGGCGCGGCTGCTCCGGGAGATGGGCGCCATGACGGGCGTGGACGCGCACGGCCTGCCCACCTTCGAGGAGGAGCTGCTCATCCAGGAGCCGGACGAGCGCGTGTTCTACCAGGGGCACTGGTACGAGGGGCTCTACCTGCGCGCGGGGGCCACGCCGGAGGACCTGGCGGAGCTGGCGCGCTTCGAGGCGCGCATGAACGCCTTCGCCGCCGCGCGCGACGCGAAGGGGCGCAAGGCCTTCGCCGTGCCCACGGCCCTGTCCAGTGACGACGCCGAGTGGACGGCGCTCGACGCGCTGAGCATGGCCCAGTGGCTGACGCGCGAGGGCTTCCGCTCGGCGCGCCTGAAGTGGCTGGTGGACTACGCGTGCCGCGACGACTACGGCGCCATGTCCGAGCATGTCTCCGCGTGGGCTGGTATCTGGTACTTCGCCGCGCGCCAGGACGGGCGGGGTGAGCGCAGCGAGGGTTTCCTGAGCTGGCCCGAGGGCAACGGCCGGCTCGTCCAGCAGCTCGCGTCGAGCCTGCCTCCGCGCGCGGTGGAGCGCGACGTGCTGGCGCACACGGTGACGCCGGGCGAGCAGGGCTGCCGGGTGGACGCCCTGGACGCGCGCACGGGGCAGCCTCGCGCCTTCCAGGCACGGCAGGTGGTGCTGGCCTGTCCGCGCTTCATCGCCGCGCACGTGGTGGAGCCGTGGCGGCGCGAGCGGCCGTCCTGGCTGGGCGCCTTCAGCTACGCGCCCTGGGTGGTGGCGAACCTGACGCTGTCGTCGTCGCCGGTGTCGCGGGGCTTCCCGCTGGCCTGGGACAACGTCTTCTACGAGAGCCGCAGCCTGGGCTACGTGGTGGCCACGCACCAGCTGCTGCGGCAGGACGAGCGCGGGCCCACGGTGCTCACGTGGTACCTGCCCATGACGGGCGCGGACGTGAAGGCGGAGCGGGAGAAGGCGCTGTCGGCCCGCTACGCGGACTGGGAAGCGCTGGTGATGGCGGACCTGCGGCCCGCGCACCCGGGCATCGCCGCGCAGGCGCAGCGGCTGGAGGTGCAGCGCTGGGGGCACGCCATGGTGCGGCCCACGCCGGGCTTCATCTGGGGCCCGGAGCGCCGCGCCGCCGCGCGGAGCCTGGGGCGCCACCTGCACTTCGCGCACACGGACCTGGGCGGGCTGGCCCTCTTCGAGGAGGCGAACTGGTTCGGGGTGAAGGCCGCCGAGCGCGTGCTGGCGGAGCTCGAGGTCCGCTCGGAGAGCTGGTTGTAG
- a CDS encoding arylsulfatase, whose translation MSLKEYKPGSAFPGTIGRTWDQSSPAWPRPLRAKQGAPNVLFIVLDDTGFGHLGCFGSPIRTPNLDRLAQGGLRYTNMHTTALCSPTRSCILTGRNHHSNGMATITEVSIGYPGYNGTIPFENGFLSEMLLEHGYNTYALGKWHLTPAEQTSAAGPYNRWPLGRGFERYYGFLGGDTHQYYPDLVHDNHPVLPPRTPEEGYHLTEDLVDRAVDFIADSKQVAPDKPFFMYFCTGAMHAPHHVRKEWSDRYKGQFDDGWDVYRRKVFRRQLELGVIPPDTTLSPHDPDVAQWDSLSDDEKRLYARMMEVYAGFLEHTDHHIGRLIQFLEESGELDNTLVMVISDNGASPEGGPHGSVNELKFFNNTPESLEQNLAAMEELGGPKYFNHYSWGWAWAGDTPFRRWKREVYRGGTTDPFIVHWPRGIRARGEIRTQYCHAIDMVPTVLDCLGVEPPAELRGVTQAPIEGVSFKHTFNNARAESRHHTQYFEMFGGRAIYHDGWRAVCPFPGPSFAEAGVGFGESRLDEERLRQLDAQGWELYHVAEDCSETRDVASRERGKLLEMIALWYVEAGRYKVLPLASPDRALFAEERPQISPDRTRYVYRPFTSPAPENVAVHVLNRPHTITARVDMEDDTEGVLLSHGGLTGGYTFFIQDRRLHYVYNFVGEQEFHIESGMEIPEGSTELRFEFEPTGQPDMQAGKGAPGIGRLFIDGELVAQSDITATMPLVISLGEGLTCGRDENSSVSSLYQPPFAFRGGRLREVVVDVSGEHLHDEPTERKTMMARQ comes from the coding sequence ATGTCGCTCAAGGAATACAAGCCCGGCAGTGCGTTCCCCGGCACCATCGGCCGGACGTGGGACCAGTCCTCTCCCGCGTGGCCACGCCCGCTGCGCGCGAAGCAGGGGGCCCCCAACGTCCTGTTCATCGTCCTCGACGACACCGGCTTCGGACACCTGGGGTGCTTCGGCTCGCCCATCCGCACGCCGAACCTGGACCGGCTGGCGCAGGGGGGCCTGCGCTACACCAACATGCACACCACCGCGCTGTGCTCGCCCACGCGCTCGTGCATCCTCACCGGCCGCAACCACCACTCCAACGGGATGGCCACCATCACCGAGGTCTCGATCGGCTACCCCGGCTACAACGGCACCATCCCGTTCGAGAACGGCTTCCTGTCGGAGATGCTGCTGGAGCACGGCTACAACACGTATGCCCTGGGCAAGTGGCACCTGACGCCCGCGGAGCAGACGAGCGCGGCGGGGCCCTACAATCGCTGGCCGCTGGGACGGGGCTTCGAGCGCTACTACGGCTTCCTCGGCGGCGACACGCACCAGTACTACCCGGACCTCGTACACGACAACCACCCGGTGCTGCCGCCCCGCACGCCCGAGGAGGGCTACCACCTCACCGAGGACCTGGTGGACCGCGCGGTGGACTTCATCGCCGACTCGAAGCAGGTCGCGCCGGACAAGCCCTTCTTCATGTACTTCTGCACGGGGGCCATGCACGCGCCCCACCATGTCCGCAAGGAGTGGTCGGACCGCTACAAGGGCCAGTTCGACGACGGCTGGGACGTGTACCGGCGCAAGGTCTTCCGCCGCCAGCTGGAGCTGGGCGTCATCCCTCCGGACACGACGCTGTCGCCGCATGACCCGGACGTGGCGCAGTGGGACAGCCTGTCCGACGACGAGAAGCGCCTCTACGCGCGGATGATGGAGGTGTACGCGGGCTTCCTCGAACACACGGACCACCACATCGGCCGGCTCATCCAGTTCCTGGAGGAGTCCGGCGAGCTGGATAACACGCTGGTGATGGTCATCTCCGACAACGGCGCCAGCCCGGAGGGCGGACCGCACGGCTCCGTCAACGAGCTGAAGTTCTTCAACAACACGCCGGAGTCGCTGGAGCAGAACCTGGCGGCGATGGAGGAGCTGGGCGGCCCGAAGTACTTCAACCACTACTCCTGGGGCTGGGCGTGGGCGGGCGACACGCCGTTCCGCCGGTGGAAGCGCGAGGTGTATCGCGGCGGCACGACGGACCCCTTCATCGTCCACTGGCCCAGGGGCATCCGGGCTCGAGGGGAGATTCGCACGCAGTATTGCCATGCCATCGACATGGTGCCCACGGTGCTGGACTGTCTCGGCGTGGAGCCACCCGCGGAGCTTCGCGGCGTCACCCAGGCGCCCATCGAGGGCGTGAGCTTCAAGCACACCTTCAACAACGCCCGGGCGGAGAGCCGCCACCACACGCAGTACTTCGAGATGTTCGGCGGGCGCGCCATCTACCATGACGGCTGGAGGGCGGTGTGTCCCTTCCCGGGGCCCTCGTTCGCGGAGGCCGGCGTGGGGTTCGGTGAGTCGAGGCTCGACGAGGAGCGGCTGCGGCAGCTCGACGCCCAGGGCTGGGAGCTGTACCACGTCGCGGAGGACTGCTCGGAGACGCGGGACGTGGCCTCGCGCGAACGCGGCAAGCTGCTGGAGATGATTGCCCTCTGGTACGTGGAGGCCGGTCGCTACAAGGTCCTGCCGCTGGCCTCGCCCGACCGCGCCCTCTTCGCGGAGGAGCGGCCTCAGATATCTCCGGACCGCACGCGCTACGTCTACCGCCCGTTCACCTCTCCCGCCCCGGAGAACGTCGCGGTCCACGTCCTCAACCGCCCCCACACCATCACCGCGCGGGTGGACATGGAGGACGACACGGAGGGCGTGCTGCTCAGCCACGGCGGCCTCACCGGCGGCTACACCTTCTTCATCCAGGACCGGCGGCTGCACTACGTCTACAACTTCGTGGGCGAGCAGGAGTTCCACATCGAGTCTGGGATGGAGATTCCCGAGGGGAGCACGGAGCTGCGCTTCGAGTTCGAGCCCACGGGGCAGCCGGACATGCAGGCCGGCAAGGGGGCGCCGGGCATCGGTCGGCTCTTCATCGACGGGGAGCTCGTCGCGCAGAGCGACATCACCGCCACCATGCCGCTCGTCATCAGCCTGGGTGAGGGGCTGACGTGTGGCCGCGACGAGAACTCGTCGGTCAGCTCGCTCTACCAGCCCCCCTTCGCGTTCCGTGGGGGCCGGCTGCGGGAGGTGGTCGTGGACGTCTCCGGCGAGCACCTCCACGACGAGCCGACCGAGCGCAAGACGATGATGGCCCGTCAGTGA
- a CDS encoding DUF6209 family protein has protein sequence MSNRIGRPSFVPTPSTGVTPERAARSPGEKTSSTRAVDQFDARATRAATLLTGASATAAAVPIRSKALDIQPQVHEATGYEARFEQNGRKASAAVAEHGRVQLPTGPGRGPSFHAEAGKPLTVNADPARFSSSYEKVELVWRVYPGGTENVVPMSDGTRDANGRLNLQPATFEVPPDASGVMRLSFRTTDKNGRVSNQWDPSNDAAIASREGATVSFTEDFQTQVDGKVRAGDSLRIAYDQDRLKAIAGGKTPSEVVACVSFNGEPPIEVPLDIRPDQPGQPGGLFMPSLRVPFEATDVAMWFRGKADDGTSWDSASGQNFKFSVGVARDDADPSWKNELLRSKSFPNLTADKFVGVGPSSERYNCIAWTLGNRNEWVWPGTRVEDFDTLYAQQGYKPLDSVDLSHDPTLEKVVIYGRKPMTGNGPLEVTHGALMDEQGRFTSKIGTQPLIRHQSADDLTGPSYGAPVRVYVRPRQPSVSVS, from the coding sequence ATGTCGAACCGCATCGGCCGTCCGTCCTTCGTCCCCACGCCCTCCACTGGAGTCACGCCGGAGCGCGCGGCCCGCTCCCCGGGAGAGAAGACGTCCTCGACCCGCGCGGTGGACCAGTTCGACGCTCGCGCCACCCGCGCCGCCACGCTGCTGACGGGCGCGAGCGCGACAGCGGCGGCGGTGCCCATCCGGTCGAAGGCGCTCGACATCCAGCCCCAGGTGCACGAGGCCACGGGCTACGAGGCCCGCTTCGAGCAGAACGGCCGCAAGGCCTCCGCCGCCGTCGCGGAGCACGGGCGCGTGCAGCTGCCCACCGGCCCCGGGCGGGGACCGTCCTTCCACGCCGAGGCGGGCAAGCCGTTGACCGTGAACGCCGACCCGGCGCGCTTCTCGTCCAGCTACGAGAAGGTCGAGCTGGTGTGGCGCGTGTACCCGGGTGGCACCGAGAACGTGGTGCCCATGAGCGACGGCACGCGCGACGCGAACGGCCGGCTGAACCTCCAGCCCGCGACGTTCGAGGTCCCACCGGACGCCAGCGGCGTGATGCGGCTGTCGTTCCGGACCACCGACAAGAACGGCCGCGTCAGCAACCAGTGGGACCCGAGCAACGACGCGGCCATCGCCTCGCGCGAGGGCGCGACGGTGTCCTTCACCGAGGACTTCCAGACGCAGGTCGACGGGAAGGTGCGCGCGGGCGACTCGCTGCGCATCGCCTACGACCAGGACCGCCTGAAGGCCATCGCCGGAGGCAAGACCCCCTCGGAGGTCGTCGCCTGCGTGTCCTTCAACGGCGAGCCCCCCATCGAGGTGCCGCTCGACATCCGCCCCGACCAGCCGGGCCAGCCCGGTGGCCTGTTCATGCCCTCGCTGCGCGTGCCCTTCGAGGCCACGGACGTGGCCATGTGGTTCCGGGGCAAGGCCGACGATGGCACCTCGTGGGACTCGGCCTCCGGACAGAACTTCAAGTTCTCCGTGGGCGTCGCGCGCGACGACGCGGACCCATCGTGGAAGAACGAGCTGCTGCGCAGCAAGAGCTTCCCCAACCTCACCGCGGACAAGTTCGTGGGCGTCGGCCCTTCGTCCGAGCGCTACAACTGCATCGCCTGGACGCTGGGCAACCGCAACGAGTGGGTCTGGCCCGGCACGCGCGTGGAGGACTTCGACACGCTCTATGCGCAACAGGGCTACAAGCCGTTGGACTCGGTGGACCTGAGCCACGACCCCACGCTGGAGAAGGTCGTCATCTACGGGCGCAAGCCGATGACCGGCAACGGCCCCCTCGAGGTGACGCACGGCGCGCTCATGGACGAGCAGGGCCGCTTCACGAGCAAGATCGGCACCCAGCCGCTCATCCGGCACCAGAGCGCTGACGACCTGACCGGTCCCTCGTATGGTGCGCCCGTGCGAGTCTACGTGCGTCCCCGCCAGCCCTCGGTGAGCGTGTCATGA
- a CDS encoding SgcJ/EcaC family oxidoreductase, whose amino-acid sequence MALAFPLPCVGCAHVDRSRDEATIREQVDAQTAAWNRQDAVAWSQDFTRDADFINIVGMLLEGHEQIESRHAAVFASIFKGSQSKVTVRRLSFTTDDVAVVDTVHEVTGFNGLPPGVQPTEPGLLRTQMRYVMKRVDGKWRIVAGQNTDVKPRP is encoded by the coding sequence GTGGCGCTGGCATTCCCTCTGCCGTGCGTGGGCTGCGCGCATGTCGACCGCTCGCGGGACGAGGCGACCATCCGCGAGCAGGTGGATGCGCAGACGGCGGCGTGGAACCGTCAGGACGCCGTGGCGTGGTCCCAGGACTTCACGCGAGACGCGGACTTCATCAACATCGTGGGCATGCTGTTGGAGGGCCACGAGCAGATCGAATCGCGGCACGCGGCGGTGTTCGCCAGCATCTTCAAGGGCAGCCAGAGCAAGGTCACCGTGCGGCGGTTGTCGTTCACCACGGACGACGTGGCGGTGGTCGACACGGTCCACGAGGTGACGGGTTTCAACGGCCTGCCGCCGGGCGTGCAGCCCACGGAGCCGGGGTTGCTGCGCACGCAGATGCGCTACGTGATGAAGCGCGTGGATGGGAAGTGGCGCATCGTCGCGGGGCAGAACACCGACGTGAAGCCCCGGCCCTGA
- a CDS encoding helix-hairpin-helix domain-containing protein has product MGPLEVAAAPLTSTDVDVAPECLGLLDFVNGVNYATLDYYLPSNVASALIARRTTRPFVSIADLLTVSGMGEARLKQLEGGARAEFYLKPHCVGIFDALAVSADDEAAIVALVNSISSTELHDILPDAWNGAETLLNTRPFTNVLGISNASGIGPVSLRHIRNAATLSRPLEVLITALETVPKEDYRGYITRHFDWWNEMRTLLAWSSRERPITCFGLNPDRVPYTASWRANLATPEEVLGWFDSAYARADPHTQVPPAVKAAGRNNLAALLQGRLLSGCIYSYMDYPGWSGGTVAFFLDTADGFAVSTRTTWTE; this is encoded by the coding sequence TTGGGACCGCTCGAGGTCGCGGCCGCGCCGCTCACCTCGACGGATGTCGACGTGGCCCCCGAGTGCCTGGGGCTGCTCGACTTCGTGAACGGCGTGAACTACGCGACGCTCGACTACTACCTGCCCAGCAACGTCGCCAGCGCCCTCATCGCCCGGCGCACCACGCGGCCGTTCGTGTCCATCGCGGACCTGCTGACGGTGTCTGGGATGGGCGAGGCGCGGCTGAAGCAGCTCGAGGGCGGCGCGCGCGCGGAGTTCTATCTGAAGCCCCACTGCGTGGGCATCTTCGACGCGCTGGCCGTGTCGGCCGACGACGAGGCGGCCATCGTCGCGCTGGTGAACTCCATCAGCTCCACGGAGCTGCACGACATCCTCCCCGACGCGTGGAACGGCGCGGAGACGCTGCTCAACACGCGGCCCTTCACCAACGTCCTGGGTATCTCCAACGCCTCGGGCATCGGCCCGGTGAGCCTGCGGCACATCCGGAACGCGGCCACCCTGAGCCGCCCGCTGGAGGTCCTCATCACCGCGCTGGAGACGGTGCCCAAGGAGGACTACCGCGGCTACATCACCCGTCACTTCGACTGGTGGAACGAGATGCGGACCCTGCTGGCCTGGAGCTCGCGCGAGCGCCCCATCACCTGCTTCGGTCTCAATCCGGACCGCGTCCCCTACACGGCCAGCTGGCGCGCCAACCTGGCCACGCCCGAGGAGGTCCTCGGCTGGTTCGACAGCGCCTACGCCAGGGCCGACCCACACACGCAGGTGCCCCCGGCCGTCAAGGCCGCCGGGAGGAACAACCTCGCCGCGCTCCTCCAGGGGCGGCTGTTGTCTGGTTGCATCTACAGCTACATGGACTATCCGGGTTGGAGCGGCGGCACCGTCGCGTTCTTCCTCGACACGGCGGATGGCTTCGCCGTCTCGACGCGGACCACCTGGACGGAGTGA
- a CDS encoding sigma-54-dependent transcriptional regulator, which yields MKPGPRILVVDDDPGVLKALRGLLSDEGFLPVEARSTAEATRLLDAPEGPPAMMLLDLRMPGETGLELLARLPRPLPVPVVVLSGEASPAEAAQALKLGATDFVEKPPSPERLLTALRNALAIGALREERERLLDALARPGHLVGDSPAMESLRQLIARVGPSDTAVLITGETGTGKERVARALHLASGRKGRLVAVNCAAIPATLLESELFGHEKGAFSGALTRRAGRIEQAHGGTLLLDEIGDMPLELQAKLLRVLETREVERLGGSAPVPVDARILAATHQELARAVREGRFRQDLFFRLDVMPLHIPPLRERQEDLLPLARAFAAEFAGPDVPLVLAPSAEAALRAYAWPGNVRELRNVIERLNLLRGTGPLTLGPESISAPLAPTAPSRPGLGDKSYREHVEDFERDLIRAALQQGESIAGAARLLQVDRGNLYRRIKALGLPVS from the coding sequence ATGAAGCCCGGTCCCCGAATCCTCGTCGTCGATGACGACCCCGGCGTGCTCAAGGCCCTCAGGGGCCTGTTGAGCGACGAGGGCTTCCTCCCCGTCGAGGCCCGCTCCACCGCCGAGGCCACGCGCCTGCTCGACGCACCGGAGGGGCCGCCCGCGATGATGCTGCTCGACCTGCGCATGCCGGGCGAGACGGGCCTGGAGCTCCTCGCGCGCCTGCCGCGCCCCTTGCCCGTCCCCGTCGTCGTCCTCTCCGGCGAGGCCTCCCCCGCCGAGGCCGCTCAGGCCCTGAAGCTGGGCGCCACGGACTTCGTCGAGAAGCCCCCGTCCCCCGAGCGCCTGCTGACGGCGCTGCGCAACGCCCTGGCAATCGGCGCGCTTCGGGAGGAGCGGGAGCGGCTGCTGGACGCGCTCGCCCGCCCCGGCCACCTCGTGGGCGACAGCCCCGCCATGGAGTCGCTGCGCCAGCTCATCGCGCGCGTGGGACCGAGCGACACCGCCGTGCTCATCACCGGCGAGACGGGCACCGGCAAGGAGCGCGTCGCCCGCGCGCTGCACCTGGCCTCCGGCCGCAAGGGCCGCCTCGTCGCCGTCAACTGCGCGGCCATCCCCGCCACGCTGCTGGAGAGCGAGCTGTTCGGCCACGAGAAGGGCGCCTTCTCCGGCGCGCTCACCCGCCGCGCGGGCCGCATCGAGCAGGCCCACGGCGGCACGCTGCTACTCGACGAGATTGGCGACATGCCGCTCGAGCTGCAGGCGAAGCTCTTGCGCGTGCTGGAGACGCGCGAGGTGGAGCGGCTGGGGGGCTCGGCGCCCGTGCCCGTGGACGCGCGCATCCTCGCCGCCACGCACCAGGAGCTGGCCCGCGCGGTGCGCGAGGGGCGCTTCCGTCAGGACCTCTTCTTCCGTCTCGACGTCATGCCGCTGCACATCCCCCCGCTGCGCGAGCGCCAGGAGGACCTGCTTCCCCTGGCCCGCGCCTTCGCGGCGGAGTTCGCCGGCCCCGACGTCCCGCTCGTCCTCGCCCCCAGCGCCGAGGCCGCGCTGCGCGCCTACGCCTGGCCCGGCAACGTGCGCGAGCTGCGCAACGTCATCGAGCGGCTCAACCTCCTGCGCGGCACGGGCCCGCTGACGCTCGGCCCCGAGTCCATCTCCGCGCCCCTCGCCCCCACCGCCCCCTCGCGTCCCGGCCTGGGGGACAAGAGCTACCGCGAGCACGTGGAGGACTTCGAGCGCGACCTCATCCGCGCCGCGCTCCAGCAAGGCGAGAGCATCGCCGGCGCCGCGCGCCTGCTCCAGGTCGACCGCGGCAACCTCTACCGGCGCATCAAGGCCCTCGGGCTGCCCGTGAGCTGA
- a CDS encoding sensor histidine kinase — protein MSPTPPPPRFRRRLLAVMLVAGLLPLLLLGALAQDALERVLSVSVAPVEAVLDTVSTDLEQRGLPRDSLDEARLNLAQAELARRALARRVPAFVAILVLVSAGVLVLAAVLLGRSLTRPIVTLTEGMWAYARGDLSVRLPAVEPPRDELQFLLGQFNRMGQELVAQRERLKATEQIAAWQDVARALAHELKNPLTAMKLSLARLSRADTGAPTDATRVAESVALLQEEVELLMRMTQSFSTFARLPAARFQDVALRPLLTEVCALYAGTSPVPIELLPGPETSLRADPDGLRRLFGNLVKNAAEASSPGAAPVRVQVEPADERAVRVTVKDGGAGIPAVLEGAALTRGLFSTKPEGSGLGLPIAQKITHEHGGTLRLEPAPGGGTLARVELPLTPPSLPVSTP, from the coding sequence ATGTCCCCCACGCCCCCGCCCCCGCGCTTCCGCCGCCGCCTCCTCGCGGTGATGCTCGTCGCGGGCCTGCTGCCCCTGCTGCTGCTGGGCGCGCTGGCCCAGGACGCGCTGGAGCGCGTGCTGTCCGTGTCGGTGGCCCCCGTCGAGGCGGTGCTCGACACGGTGTCCACGGACCTGGAGCAGCGGGGACTGCCCCGCGACTCGCTCGACGAGGCCCGCCTCAACCTCGCCCAGGCGGAGCTGGCGCGCCGCGCCCTCGCCCGTCGCGTGCCCGCCTTCGTCGCCATCCTCGTCCTCGTCTCGGCGGGGGTGCTGGTGCTCGCCGCCGTACTGCTCGGCCGCTCGCTCACCCGCCCCATCGTCACCCTCACCGAGGGCATGTGGGCCTACGCGCGAGGCGACCTCTCCGTGCGACTGCCCGCCGTCGAGCCGCCCCGCGACGAGCTCCAGTTCCTGCTGGGCCAGTTCAACCGCATGGGCCAGGAGCTCGTCGCCCAGCGCGAGCGGCTCAAGGCCACCGAGCAGATCGCCGCGTGGCAGGACGTGGCCCGCGCCCTCGCCCACGAGCTGAAGAACCCGCTCACCGCGATGAAGCTCTCGCTCGCGCGGCTGTCGCGCGCGGACACCGGCGCGCCCACGGACGCCACGCGCGTCGCGGAGTCCGTGGCCCTGCTCCAGGAGGAGGTCGAGCTGCTGATGCGGATGACCCAGAGCTTCTCCACCTTCGCCCGCCTGCCCGCGGCGCGCTTCCAGGACGTCGCCCTCCGTCCGCTGCTCACCGAGGTCTGCGCGCTCTACGCCGGCACCTCCCCCGTCCCCATCGAGCTGCTCCCCGGCCCGGAGACCTCGCTGCGCGCCGACCCGGACGGCCTGCGCCGCCTGTTCGGCAACCTCGTGAAGAACGCCGCCGAGGCGTCCTCCCCCGGCGCGGCCCCCGTCCGCGTCCAGGTGGAGCCCGCGGACGAGCGCGCCGTGCGCGTCACCGTGAAGGACGGCGGCGCCGGAATCCCCGCGGTCCTCGAGGGCGCCGCCCTCACGCGCGGCCTGTTCAGCACCAAGCCCGAGGGCAGCGGCCTGGGGTTGCCCATCGCCCAGAAAATCACCCACGAGCACGGCGGCACCCTGCGCCTGGAGCCCGCCCCCGGTGGCGGTACGCTCGCGCGCGTGGAGCTGCCCCTCACGCCCCCATCCCTCCCCGTGTCCACGCCATGA